Proteins from one Mesotoga sp. UBA6090 genomic window:
- a CDS encoding phage major capsid protein gives MEITEALENMKTDIVNQVKTIATVTPEVIRAEIDAYLKEKALGAPVPETPVSKSTEKELRELVKAIVNRDHVVAKALTGQGDATGGYLVPDDFVWRVDELAYKYGLTRQFANQMKMGGRSAKIPKLTSEPAVSWVTEGGTITTGQPTFGLTQLNIKDAAIIVPITNDLLEDSEIDITSILGRIFGRAFARGEDYQTFNGDGSVFTGIMNHPDVPVVTMEDTKTSFTQITANNLLDLNAAVHEAAEENARYFMHRTVLNIVKKLTNGATGPYLFTGNTIWEYPYSKSSLLPAASASAISTKFMCYGDLGYVYFGKKKELTLQIADQATVGGVALFETNMMAIRAIERVAITIAFPEAFAVLKTAAA, from the coding sequence ATGGAGATAACAGAAGCTCTCGAAAACATGAAAACAGACATTGTAAATCAGGTGAAAACCATTGCAACGGTTACGCCAGAAGTTATTAGAGCCGAGATAGACGCTTATCTCAAAGAGAAGGCTCTCGGCGCACCTGTTCCAGAAACGCCAGTTTCAAAGTCAACGGAGAAGGAACTTCGAGAACTCGTCAAAGCAATAGTTAACAGAGATCACGTGGTAGCTAAGGCGCTTACTGGTCAGGGCGACGCGACTGGTGGGTATCTTGTTCCTGATGATTTCGTGTGGAGAGTTGATGAACTCGCCTACAAATACGGACTGACAAGACAGTTTGCAAATCAGATGAAAATGGGTGGAAGGTCAGCAAAGATTCCTAAACTCACATCTGAACCTGCCGTGTCGTGGGTTACTGAAGGCGGCACAATAACCACAGGTCAGCCAACTTTCGGATTGACTCAGCTCAACATCAAGGACGCTGCAATAATCGTCCCGATAACAAACGATCTGCTTGAGGATTCGGAAATAGACATAACATCGATTCTCGGGAGAATCTTCGGAAGGGCGTTCGCAAGAGGGGAAGATTATCAGACATTCAACGGAGACGGCTCGGTCTTTACTGGCATAATGAACCACCCTGATGTTCCAGTAGTTACTATGGAAGACACTAAGACATCTTTCACTCAGATTACAGCAAATAATCTTCTTGACTTGAACGCTGCTGTACACGAAGCCGCAGAAGAGAACGCAAGATACTTCATGCACAGAACGGTGCTTAACATCGTGAAGAAGCTGACAAACGGAGCTACTGGCCCATATCTCTTCACTGGTAACACGATCTGGGAATATCCATACTCCAAGAGTTCATTGCTCCCTGCTGCTTCCGCAAGTGCGATAAGCACAAAGTTCATGTGCTACGGAGACCTCGGCTACGTTTACTTTGGAAAGAAGAAGGAGCTTACTCTTCAGATTGCAGATCAGGCAACCGTTGGTGGAGTCGCTCTCTTTGAAACGAACATGATGGCAATAAGAGCAATTGAAAGGGTAGCAATCACCATCGCCTTCCCAGAAGCATTTGCCGTCCTGAAGACCGCTGCTGCTTAA
- a CDS encoding phage portal protein has protein sequence MNILQKMFTGLRKSFSMQGWLPLYESISSDEEFARRPLRANEKVSWVYACVKFISASILSANLRLYKTKEDGSWDEITSDPVLDFINSPNPYMSRTELFFLIGQFLELTGEATLLRINDLFGRTVGLYPLNPLSLELKLEGGWPSKWIYRSYKAGQSFETEYKYSDILQIKYPNPSNVFRGLSPISAIADATDTAYYVEKWQKNFFKNSAVPSAVIQAERTLSDAQFKRLKAEIDEKYRGVSNAHKVMLFENKLEFKPITMPMKDMQLLELKQYNRQEIAAIYGLPLAKLGIVEDVNRASAEQLDYTYAKDTLTPKLVMIAETLTKALLRDNGIKDKVFFYDSVIPKNMMLETTKNTQYLDRGVLTINEVRDEMGLQPVPWGNEPFKKAEDGEKPKEAKEAEDGKKVML, from the coding sequence ATGAACATATTACAGAAGATGTTTACAGGATTGCGAAAGAGCTTCTCAATGCAAGGCTGGCTTCCTCTGTACGAATCAATTTCATCAGATGAGGAATTTGCAAGAAGGCCGTTGAGAGCTAATGAAAAAGTCTCTTGGGTATATGCTTGCGTGAAATTCATATCCGCAAGCATTTTGTCTGCGAATCTGAGGCTATACAAGACAAAAGAAGATGGCTCTTGGGACGAGATTACGAGCGATCCAGTTCTCGATTTCATAAACAGTCCCAATCCTTATATGTCAAGAACAGAGCTGTTCTTCCTCATAGGACAATTCCTTGAGCTGACAGGTGAAGCAACGCTGTTGAGGATAAATGACTTGTTCGGAAGAACGGTTGGACTCTACCCTCTTAACCCACTCAGCTTGGAATTGAAACTCGAAGGAGGTTGGCCTAGCAAATGGATATACAGGTCTTACAAGGCTGGCCAATCATTTGAAACCGAATACAAGTACTCAGATATTCTGCAAATCAAATACCCGAATCCTAGCAACGTGTTCAGAGGTCTTTCTCCAATATCTGCTATTGCCGACGCAACTGACACAGCGTACTACGTTGAGAAATGGCAGAAGAACTTCTTCAAGAACTCAGCCGTTCCGTCCGCTGTAATACAAGCCGAGAGAACGTTGTCAGATGCGCAGTTCAAAAGGTTGAAAGCTGAGATAGACGAGAAATATCGCGGTGTCTCCAATGCGCATAAGGTAATGCTGTTTGAGAACAAGTTGGAGTTCAAGCCTATAACAATGCCTATGAAGGATATGCAGCTTCTTGAGCTTAAACAGTACAACAGGCAGGAGATAGCGGCGATATACGGTCTCCCTCTGGCGAAGCTCGGTATCGTCGAGGACGTTAACAGAGCGAGTGCGGAGCAATTAGATTATACATACGCGAAGGACACGCTTACTCCGAAGCTCGTGATGATAGCGGAGACGCTTACGAAAGCGCTTCTCAGAGACAACGGAATCAAAGACAAAGTATTTTTCTACGACAGCGTTATTCCAAAGAACATGATGCTTGAGACAACGAAGAATACTCAATATCTTGACCGTGGTGTTTTGACAATAAACGAAGTAAGAGACGAAATGGGATTGCAGCCAGTACCGTGGGGCAACGAGCCATTCAAGAAAGCTGAAGATGGAGAAAAACCGAAGGAAGCAAAAGAAGCTGAAGATGGAAAGAAGGTGATGCTTTGA
- a CDS encoding terminase large subunit domain-containing protein: MSNTSQSSRAKPQRNKGGRPKGAVNKKLEKELIKLYEPHPAQWKIHKSKKRFRIVACGRRFGKSLMAANETTKYAYENPRETTWWVAPVYSQAAIGFKMIKNSFPDLIKNANSASLKIILHNNATIEFRSAERPDNLRGEGLGWVTIDEAAFMSEEAWYEALRPALSDRKGKLLAIGTPKGKNWFYHLWINGQDREQEDFESWQMSTYQNPYIDPAEIDALKRTLPERVFRQEILAEFLDDTGGVFRYVDENIRPYSLPTTTEGLVTLGVDLAKYEDFTVLVGIDGSGKVVYFDRFNQIDWALQKRRIIEAARSMAAKVIIDSTGIGDPIFEDLSREIWVEGVKFTSSSKTNIINNLAMRIEQHDITYPNIPELIYELKLYQYDLTPTGKLKMNAPAGKHDDCVIALALAAWGNSSEGEPSVRLL, encoded by the coding sequence ATGTCAAATACGTCGCAGAGTTCGCGGGCAAAGCCCCAAAGGAATAAAGGTGGAAGGCCAAAGGGAGCTGTCAACAAGAAGCTAGAGAAAGAGCTTATAAAGCTATACGAGCCTCACCCTGCTCAATGGAAGATACACAAGTCAAAAAAGAGATTCAGGATAGTAGCTTGTGGAAGAAGGTTCGGAAAGTCTCTGATGGCCGCGAATGAGACTACGAAGTACGCTTACGAGAATCCTAGAGAGACGACGTGGTGGGTCGCGCCAGTATATTCTCAAGCGGCTATCGGATTCAAGATGATAAAGAACAGCTTTCCTGATCTCATCAAGAACGCTAACAGCGCGAGCCTCAAGATCATTCTTCACAACAACGCAACGATAGAGTTTCGTTCTGCCGAGCGACCAGACAACTTGCGAGGAGAAGGCTTAGGTTGGGTAACGATAGACGAAGCTGCCTTCATGTCAGAAGAGGCATGGTACGAAGCACTTCGGCCAGCTCTTTCGGATAGAAAAGGAAAGTTACTTGCGATAGGAACTCCGAAGGGCAAGAACTGGTTTTATCACTTGTGGATAAACGGTCAGGACAGAGAGCAGGAAGACTTTGAATCGTGGCAAATGTCAACTTACCAGAATCCTTACATAGACCCTGCCGAAATCGACGCTTTGAAAAGGACGCTACCAGAAAGAGTATTCCGTCAGGAGATACTGGCAGAGTTCCTAGATGATACTGGCGGTGTTTTCAGATACGTTGACGAAAACATAAGACCGTATTCGCTTCCAACGACAACGGAAGGGCTTGTAACTCTTGGCGTTGACCTTGCTAAGTACGAAGACTTTACCGTGCTTGTCGGGATAGATGGTTCTGGAAAGGTTGTGTATTTCGACAGGTTCAATCAGATTGATTGGGCTTTACAGAAAAGAAGAATCATAGAGGCTGCCCGAAGCATGGCCGCGAAGGTGATTATTGACTCGACTGGTATAGGAGACCCTATATTCGAAGACCTGTCTAGGGAGATATGGGTAGAGGGCGTGAAGTTCACTTCGTCATCGAAGACTAACATCATAAACAACTTGGCGATGCGAATAGAACAACACGATATTACCTACCCAAACATTCCTGAATTGATATATGAGTTAAAGCTCTATCAGTACGACTTGACTCCGACAGGGAAGCTGAAGATGAACGCGCCAGCAGGAAAGCATGACGACTGCGTTATAGCTTTGGCTTTGGCAGCATGGGGAAACTCCTCGGAAGGCGAGCCTTCGGTGCGTCTCTTGTAG
- a CDS encoding helix-turn-helix domain-containing protein, with product MGRKIKRTYKLKEQTVTEAENMARAGMTREHTARALGLSPSTYYRWLELGENSPEGTLERRLYDSIIKAEGEAIARNIAIIQRAAQDGVWQAAAWFLERRYPNDYARKERLDIQERKNVKYVAEFAGKAPKE from the coding sequence ATGGGACGCAAGATAAAGAGAACGTACAAGCTCAAAGAGCAGACAGTAACTGAAGCCGAGAACATGGCGAGGGCTGGTATGACGAGAGAGCATACGGCAAGGGCGTTGGGCCTCTCTCCTTCGACCTACTATCGATGGCTTGAGCTAGGAGAAAACTCGCCAGAAGGAACATTAGAGAGGCGCTTGTACGACAGCATAATAAAAGCCGAGGGAGAGGCAATAGCGAGGAACATCGCTATCATTCAGAGGGCGGCACAAGACGGTGTGTGGCAAGCGGCAGCGTGGTTCTTAGAAAGACGTTACCCGAACGATTACGCCAGAAAAGAACGACTCGATATACAGGAGAGAAAGAATGTCAAATACGTCGCAGAGTTCGCGGGCAAAGCCCCAAAGGAATAA